The DNA region CTTAAGTGATGTTTGTTCTCTCTCATTTGAAACAACCCTTGGATACTGTTCGATAGCTGTTGATTATTTACTTTGTACATGATTTGTGCAGTTTTAAAGTCAACAATATCGTTAGTGCTTTTAGTTTGATGAAAAGTGGATTAGTTGGTGCTCTATAAGTGGTTATATTTACGATTCTTATGGCTCAATTTTGAAGGATGAATATAGGTTCAGTGTTTGTTATGTAAGTGTTTCCCCACACTTCCAAACAGTAAGTAATGTATGGCAGTATGAAGGAACAATACAACATGACAATGAATGTTGATTTAGTTGGTATTTGGTTTTATACAGTATTGCAATTGATTTGGATATTTTGGCCTTAATATGATGTATATGTGGCTTCCAACATGATTTTTCATTGATTATTAATACCAGCAATTTAAgttgttttactttttctatTTCACTGTCATTTGTCTTAAGTtttttgtgtacattttttttgcacaattcccaaaaattatacattttgttttacttaaGTTCAGTGTTTACATCAAACcagctcttcttctttttaaattaatttcccACTGTATCCAAGCGTTGTTCCAGATTTCCCCCAGAACAGATTAGTGttattagaaaataaaatgcttttcagtgtttttgacacctcacaatacaatatttaaGTTAAACAACAATGGTCCCAACACTGACCCCTGGGGGACCCCACAGGTGATTTTCTTTCACTTTGATTTAAGGTTTTGCAATACAACATGATGATGTCAGTTATGTAAGTAGCTATTTAACCAAGAAAGTGCAGTCCTGCTAATTCCATATTTGTGTAATTTCATAAGCAATAAATTGTAGTTAAAGGCCTTCATAAGATCCAAGAATATCCCCACTGCATATGCCGTTATTTCTTCTACAAATTGAATAAGTGCATGTGAAGTTGTCCTATTTAGCCCTGAAACCACATTTCTGATCAGACAGTATATTGTGTTTAGTAATGAAGTTGTCGAACCTTGTTGAGAATATTTTTTCTAGTATATTTTATGAATTGTTATGCGTTAGAGGTTTAACAACACAATCAATAATACTTTTGACCATAAACATGTCAATACCATTCCAGTCTGTGGActttttactcttaaatgttttaacagtCTCAATAATTTCTTCTAATAGCATTGGAGACATAATGTTTCCAGCAATATCAGCCATTTTACATGATTTCTACAGTATGtaacacgtgtcaaactcaagacccgagggccaaatctggcccctggcagatttagatccggccctcATAACAATTTAGGTTCataataaattttggcccacttagtttttgtcacttttctgaagtttttgtcacttttgtcgatgcttttggcactttttttcaacgtttttgcaACCTTTGCTGAAGTTCTTTCCCTCGCTTTTTACgaccttttttctttgatggctaagttacttttttgaggctttatgtcgaccaagctgtaagtgagaagagtatatgagacatgcatATGAGacattaaactaaactaaacaaactggtccttgatgtgattcttattttccagtgtggcccttagtgaaactgagtttgacaccgcTGCTGTACAGTGTACAGTGTGTACATTAGTTGGTGTGAGCATGTGCTGCATTTTGAATCATACGTTTTCAGTCAATACTTTTAATTTTTGGATAGAGTTATAGATTACATAATGAAAAGTGAAGGAATTAACATAATTAATAATactaattttttaaatggactcTGGACCCTAAAAAGGTCTTAGGCAACTATTTGTgtgtacaaacacacaagcagGTACACGCCATGCACCTGCAACTCAAATGGTTGAGTCACATGCTCATTCATTAAACAAGTaattaaaactgtaaaataaactaGTTGATAAAGATGATAGGAAGGGCAGATACTTTGATAAGGTAAATTGTGGGTCAATGTTCTCAGGGAACTTTCACAGACACAGTGAGCAGGCAAGTGAAAAACAATTCATTAATTATTATTCAAACATTTGGCAACTTTAAAATTATGATTTCTAAATGATCACTCTTAATGGTCTTCACACAGATTTTATTGCAGTTTATCCTTTAGAACTGATATGGATACTGATATAGAGTCCTTGCCTCTGCGAAACTCGTTGACCTGTCTACTTTGCTGTCTCTTTAACAGCATCCAGACATTGAGTTGTTCTCGTCTGAAGAAGACAGCAGTCTCTACTTCACCTACAGTGGAGGTTGCAATGAGCTAGAGGTCAACAACCTGCATTATGAGGTAACTAACAGACAGCCGCTCTGCTCTCATGCACATTTATCTCTGTACCGTATGTATGCATGTTGTATGTgctcattgtgtgtgtttgtgtgtgtggtcccaGGTTGACACAGCGGCTCAGATCCCCTGGTATGAGAGGTTATCAGAGTTCAAGTTGCCGTGGGAGATAAACGGAAACAAGCAGATAGCCATCAACAGCCTCAGCCTCCGAGTCCACAGTGGGCAGATGCTGGCCGTCATTGGCAGCTCAGgtgacacaaactcaaacaaacacactgctTTTAAGTATTACCGTTTCTAATCAAGGTAATACATGTAGTCTCCTTGGACAATGTCATCTGTTCCACCTGCCTTTCTGTCAAGCTTGGCTAAAGGCCTCATCTCAGCAGCACTGTTCACATGGAAAATCAAAGCCTcaattacatatatatatatatatatatatatatatatatatatatatatatatatatatatatatatatatatatatatatatatattgcacaacagagaaaaacaataaaactgtATCTTTCTTTAGACTCCAGCTGCATGCAAGTGagttttattatgttttgaTGCTTAATTCATTCAATCATCTTTTTCCAGGTTGTGGTAAAACATCTTTGCTGGACATAATAACATGCCGTGACGAGGGCGGTAAAATGACGTCCGGTCAGGTTCTGATTAACGGGAAGCCAAACACGCCCCAGCTGGTGAAGAAGAGCATCGCTCATGTCCGCCAAGATGACCGCCTTCTTCCTCACCTCACCGTCCGTGAAACCCTCGTCTTTGTTGCCAAACTGAGACTCCCCACCCACTTCACACAGGCTCAGAGGGAGCAGAGGGTGAGATTAGACTTGATAGACCAACAGGACATAACCATATCCAAACATGCACAGACTTAACACAGCATGAGGACATCTTGTAATACAAACATTGACCTCATACTTGAAATGTCACACTCTGCATATAATCTCCATTTGGACCAAATGTGATTGCAGTGCAATTTCTTATTCCTCACAAAATGTAGTAAGCTGAAATACTAAACAATATATGATAaacttttctgtgtgttttgaaTGACACATTATAAGTTACACGTGACAAACTATGTCTCTGCTGTTTTCTGTCACAGGTGGATGATGTCATCGCAGAGCTGCGGCTGCGACAGTGTGCTCACACCAGAGTGGGAAACAACTATGTGAGGGGTGTttctggaggagagaggaggagagtcaGTATAGCTGTCCAACTTCTTTGGAACCCCGGTgagagaaaaaacagacaaacaaccTCTTAAACTCTTGATTTCCCGTCTTAACTTTTATTATAAACTTTCAGCCTCCcatctattgttttttttagatgtgAAACTATTGTAAATCACAGAATCACAAATTCCAAAATCTTGGCCCCATTTAGCAGGCAGATTCACATGCAGATTCTCCTTAAGGGGGAGCCGTTCAGTGATTGTTGTCAGCTCATTTTTGAGTAACCTGTCCTGCACCACCTAATAGTAGCAGTTTAGGCCTGCAGATGTTAATGTCGCCACCTACAGGCAAAAAAGTAATAGCTGCAATGTTTTTAGCTGCAAAAATAGTCACTCAAGCTAACAATTCTGTCAATAAACAACAGATAtgttattgatttaaataaCACACAGGTTTATAGTTCATCAATATCCATAATCAAACAGCTTAAGTTTCAATACCTTAGTATTATTTTCTGTTATACAATATTAAGATGTAATatacaaaacaattataataGAGTACTCTCCCCATTTTGAAGTTGTATCCACCTATCTGTCTGGCTTTTGATAGAACAGTTGTTTATTCATGTAACCTGTCTTGACAAGATGAAATCCCAACAGATTTTCAAGCCCTCGTTAAAATCTGGGTCCGCTATTACACCTGTCTGGATCCATTCTGCATCTCCACAACCCCAacaatgtttttacatttcaggCATTTTGATCCTGGACGAGCCCACGTCAGGTTTGGACAGCTTTACAGCCCACAATCTGGTGATCACACTATCTCGCCTGGCCAGGGGAAACCGTCTGGTCCTACTGTCGGTCCACCAGCCTCGGTCAGATATCTTTCAGCTCTTTGACCTCGTTGTCCTGCTGTCGTCAGGTTCAGCTGTTTACTGTGGCGCTGCTCGTGACATGGTGCCTTACTTCACTGCTCTGGGATACCCCTGCCCACGATACTGCAACCCCTCTGACTTCTatggttagtgtgtgtgttgaaagcTGTGAAAACAGAATTAGGTGGTACTTCTTTCCAGCAAAGTTGTTATCACCCCCACACTCATTGGCAACTTTGGGAGATTTATCACCAAGAATGGTACATTTctttagcctggtcctaccagactttcgtacatttcattagtacagagtctggccactctccattgacaagtgttaacttccttgaaggcaggtactctgttgaagtttaaaactattggatctgcccagagccactctggatctgccataaccaatcgctaatgtttggtcgtgacgtcggcttagcatcgctagcgtttgCCTTAgctaactccttcaccactaacggagcgatcTGGAAGATCTAACTTTTCCCAAACCATGTGGGGAGgagggctttaacttctggatatagggcagcgttgccacaatggACTGAATgtcttcgctcgcatctttctccccTGCCATTACAGAACTCACCAAAAGTTACCgaacctcaacgtcatcattctcagccactccctctgttcgctgattggaccggtaaagatttgaccagagaaaacccaagaacataccgcaaacccagatgtagtactgaaggaaaataaaaattgaacggaagtacgtaggagggcggaacCAGGCTAACATTTCTTGGTGCCAAAGCACAAAAGCAGCTTTAAAGTTGTCAACATGTTTTGCATCTGCATCTTAATGATAAATACTATAACTCTTTAAACATCCATGGTGTCAAATGTGACCCATTCCTCTTTATAaacctttttactttttcaagcCTCAttttgttggtgtttgtgtgtgtgtgtccagttgACCTGATCAGTATAGACCGGCGTAGTCCAGAGCGAGAGGCCGAGTGTTTGGAGCGGTCCAGAGTTCTGGCTGAGCAGTTAATGGAAAAGGTCCGAGACACAGGCGATCACATGTGGAAATCAGCTgggacacacacagcactgacaCAAACTGAAAGGTAGCTGTGTGTTTAA from Perca flavescens isolate YP-PL-M2 chromosome 17, PFLA_1.0, whole genome shotgun sequence includes:
- the abcg8 gene encoding ATP-binding cassette sub-family G member 8, whose product is MDTDTSLNHANSSLQHPDIELFSSEEDSSLYFTYSGGCNELEVNNLHYEVDTAAQIPWYERLSEFKLPWEINGNKQIAINSLSLRVHSGQMLAVIGSSGCGKTSLLDIITCRDEGGKMTSGQVLINGKPNTPQLVKKSIAHVRQDDRLLPHLTVRETLVFVAKLRLPTHFTQAQREQRVDDVIAELRLRQCAHTRVGNNYVRGVSGGERRRVSIAVQLLWNPGILILDEPTSGLDSFTAHNLVITLSRLARGNRLVLLSVHQPRSDIFQLFDLVVLLSSGSAVYCGAARDMVPYFTALGYPCPRYCNPSDFYVDLISIDRRSPEREAECLERSRVLAEQLMEKVRDTGDHMWKSAGTHTALTQTESPQQLSKVITISNQSNRLPGRLHQFTTLIRRHMYNDFRDLVTLLVHGFEALLMSLLVGFLYYGAGEERLSIQDTVALLYMIGALTPFAVVLDVIAKCHTERAMLYHELEDGMYSVTSYFFAKVLGELPEHCVFTLVYGLPIYWLAGLNEAPDRFLLNLLLVWLMVYCSRAMALFVAAALPTLQTSAFMGNALFTVFYLTGGFVISLENMWLVASWLSHASFMRWGFEGMLQVQFRGNKYPVTIRNITIQVDGIHVVEAMNMNQYPLYSCYLVLLAVCLVFMALYYVSLKFIKQKSSQDW